The region TATTCTCATAAATTACCACATAAACTAAAGAGGATCGATCCTGTTCATCAAACTCTTCTTCCAATTTCATATTTCGTTCTAGGACAAAGACAGACATGCGCACATAAAAAGCGGCTGCTTTATTCCAAATTTCGTTACCTATATGAATCTTCATCAGTAATCCAGTCCTCCTAAAATTACAAATTGATAAGTTCTATTTTGACAAAGCATTGAATGAAAGTCAACAAGAGAAGTATGCTTAGACATGTTCATAAATTTTTATACTTAAGTAAGTAACAAGCTGTTTTTTATTGCATTTTGACAACATTATTTGTATGATAAAGAGAGATATGAAAGCGCTTTATATACTAGGGGTTTTTAAGTTTAAATGAGAGGAGGAAAGCTTTAAGTAGTGGAAGGTGGAAGGTGTGGTGCACATTACTGCTGTACTTTTGAACAGGTAGCTACTAATGAGATAAGGAGAGAATCATATGTCGACAAAAGAAACTTTTCAAAAATCAGAAATAAGAAAAGACAACCCGATTTTTTCGCCATTGCGAGCAGTGATTGAGACTTCTATGTACGGAAATAATGTGAATAAAGTAACGAGCGTAGCTGAGGCTTATGAATTAGCTCTAAAAGCTCCAGTTACTATCGTGACAGATTTACCTGTGAAATACCCAGAAAAATTAGACTTACCCAAGGATACAAAGGTTTTAGTCGAAAATGGTGGCTCAGTAGTTGGAAGAACGGCGGCGGCTCGAAGAATCGTAGGAAACAACCAAGAGGAAGATGCTAAGTTAGCGGCAATCGTTCGAGATGCTATTTACCAAGGGTCTTTAAAAAAACGTTATAAAACAGCTGCTTATGTAGGTTTGGATTCAGAATTCATGGTCAAGGCCCATCTTTCAGTACCGGAAGGACAAGAAAATAATCTGTATTCCTGGCTGTTGAATTTCCAAGTAACCAATGATTTCTACGATAAGATGTATGCAGCATCTCGTAAAATCAATGCTGGAGATATTTTTATTTATTCAGATCCGACTTGGCATCATCCTGATTATCCTATGGGATTAGCTTATTTTGATACAGACCATAATGCAGCTATTATTTTAGGAATGAATTATTTTGGCGAATTGAAAAAAGCTACTTTGACGCTAGCTTGGGCTACAGCTCATCGAATGGGGTATGCTTCTTGTCATGGAGGCCAAAAGAAATTCACATTAGCGGATGGATCAAATTACGTTTCGGCTTTCTTTGGATTGTCTGGTTCAGGCAAATCAACACTGACACATGCGAAACACAATCAAAAATACCAAATTGAAGTGTTGCATGACGATGCCTTTATTATTTCTTTATCTGATGGATCTTCAATTGCTTTAGAACCGGCTTACTTTGACAAAACACAAGATTACCCTTCGAACCATGAAGAAGTCGATTACTTTGTTACTGTTCAAAATGTAGCTGTCACTTTAGATGAAGCTGGAAATAAAGTTCTGTTAACTGAAGACTTGCGTAATGGTAATGGACGTACAGTTAAATCGCGCTATTCTACTCCTAATCGTGTCGACCGGTTTGATGAACCGATTGATGCTATTTACTGGATTATGAAAGATGAAAGTCTTCCGCCTGTCATTAAAGTAGAAGATCCCGTATTAGCAGCGAGCTTTGGAGCAACATTGGCTACTAAACGTTCCTCAGCAGAGCGGCTAAAAGAAGGAGTAGACATGAATAAGCTAGTAATTGTTCCTTATGCAAATCCTTTCCGGGTTTATCCGCTGGCAGAAGACTATCAACAATTTAAACAGCTGTTTAAAGAGCAAAAAATAGAGTGCTATATTCTGAACACCGGATTTTTCTTAGATAAAAAAATTACTCCCGAAGTGACACTGAACAGCATTGAATCAATTGTTGATGGGACTGCAGAATTTGAATCATTTTGCGGAATTGAGCAGATGAGCTATCTAAAAGTGGCCGGGTATGAGCCGGACTTTACGGACGAAGCCTATAAACAACTTGTTTTTGACCGGATTCAAATGCGTATAGAACATATACAAGAAAAAAATGAAGCAGGCGGAATGGATGTTTTACCGAATGAAGCGTTAGAAGCAATGAAAAAAGTTGTGGATCGTTAGTCCAAGTACTTTTTACTCTGAATAGGAGTGATGTAAAAATGTCAGAAAAATATCTGGAAATTACAGAAACCGTTTTACGGGACGCTCATCAAAGTTTAATGGCCACTCGTATGACAACGGAAGAAATGCTGCCCATTATCGAAAAAATGGATCGAACCGGTTATTATTCCTTAGAGTGTTGGGGCGGGGCTACCTTTGATGCAGCTATTCGTTTCTTAAATGAAGACCCTTGGGAACGTTTGCGCGAGATAAAAAAAAGAGCACCTCAGACAAAACTTCAAATGTTACTAAGAGGACAAAACTTATTAGGCTATCGTCATTATGCAGATGACATTGTCGATAAATTTATTGAAAAAGCTCACGAAAATGGTATTAATGTTTTCCGTATTTTTGATGCTTTGAATGATACGCGTAACTTAGAAGCTTCTTTGAAAGCTGTGAAGAAATATGGGGGACATGCGGAGCTGACGATTTGCTACACGATCAGTGATGTTCATACGATTGATTACTATGCTAAGTTAGCGGAGCAATTGCAGCAAATGGGAGCTGACTCCATTTGTATTAAAGATATGGCAGGGATCTTAACACCGTATACAGCTGACAAATTAGTTAAAAGGTTAAAGGAAGGGCTGACTATTCCACTAAGCCTCCATACTCATGCGACCAGCGGAATTTCTCAAATGACTTATTTAAAAGCAGTGGAAGCTGGAGTAGATAGAATTGATACAGCTATTTCGCCGTTTTCAGAAGGGACGAGTCAACCTCCGACTGAATCGATGGTGCTTTCTTTAAATGAAGGAGAAGCAAAAACAAGAGTAGACGTTGCATTATTGGAAGAGATTGCTGATTATTTTAAGCCGATACGAGATCATTATTTAGCTTCAGGTGTATTAAACCCTAAAATGATGGGGGTTGATCCCAAGGCGCTTTTGTATCAAGTACCAGGAGGAATGTTATCTAATTTATACGGTCAATTAGAGCAAGCGAAAGCCACAGATAAATACGACCAAGTTTTAAAAGAAGTACCAAAGGTCCGAGCAGATCTAGGCTATCCGCCTTTAGTTACACCAATGAGTCAAATGGTAGGCACACAAGCCGTTTTTAACGTGTTGTCAGGTGAAAGATACCAAATGGTGCCAAATGAAATTAAAGAATATCTGCGAGGCTCCTATGGGCAAAGTCCGGTACCTGTCAAAGAAGCTTTTCGAAAGCAGATCATTAAAGACGAAGAAGTGATCGTGGATCGGCCGGCTAATCATATTTTACCGGAGTTTGATCGCTTAAAAGCTGAATTGGGTGAGTTGGCAAAAAAAGATGAAGATGTTTTAACGTATGCTATGTTTCCTCAAGTCGGCAAAGCTTTTCTTGAAAAGAAATACTCCCAAATAAATGCCAACTCAACTGTAAATAAAAGCGAGCAGCAAGAAAACAAGTTGATCAAAATAAGAGCAGTGATGTAAAGGAGACGACATAAGATGGACTTTACTTTGATAGATGGAGTTATAGTTATGGTAACCAGTCTAGTCATTGTTTTTTTAGCGTTGGTTATTTTACAATTTGTCATTGAAGTAATGCACCGCTTCATTCAGCGTAAAGAAAAAGCAGCCCCTTCAGCAACTGATCATACAGAAGAACCAATTGTCGTAAAAGACGAAGAAACAGAATTAGCGGCTGCCTTAATGGCACTTATTTTAGCAAACGAAGATCAACAAAATAAAAGCTATCAAATAACGGAGATTAAAAGAATTCATTAGGGGTGTTGGGAATGAAACAATACGAAATTCAAGTAAATGGAAAAGTCTATCACGTTTCTGTTAAAGAACTTCCAGAACAAACGGATCTAACTCCAACCACATCTCAAGAAATTTCTGAAAAACCTGCACCTTCTTTTTCACGTTCCGATACGGAAGCTGAATCATCTGCCAGTATGAAAGTAACTGCTCCCATGCCGGGAACAATTTTATCGTTAGCTATAAAAAAAGGACAAGCTGTAGAAGCAGGTGAAGTTTTGTGTATCTTGGAAGCTATGAAAATGGAAAATGAAATAGTAGCACCTCAAAGTGGAATCGTGTCAAGTATCTCTGTCCATGAAAATCAAATTGTGGAAGCAGGAGACACTTTGGTTGTGTTCTAAAACATTGGAGGAATTCGTATGTTGGATGCTCTGAACGAAATGATTCGAACTTCAGGATTTGCAAACTTGACGTACAAAGAGTTGATTATGTTGGTCTTAGCTTGTTTTTTCCTTTATTTAGCGATAAAAAAAGGGTATGAACCTTATTTGCTGATCCCGATTGCTTTTGGTATGTTCTTAGTCAACCTGCCTTTAGCAGGATTGATGTCCCCTCCGTTAAACGGAGAAAATGGCGGTTTATTGTATTACATTTACCAAGGAATCGATTTGGGGATCTTTCCACCTTTGATTTTTCTTTGTCTAGGTGCTGCTACTGATTTTGGACCGTTGATTGCTAATCCTAAAACGTTATTATTAGGCGGAGCAGCACAAATTGGCATCTTTATTGCTTTTTTCGGTGCATTGATTTTTGGTATGACACCTCAAGAAGCAGCATCGATTGGAATAATTGGAGGAGCAGATGGACCTACCGCTATTTTTTTAACGACTCAACTGGCTCCGCATTTATTATCTACGGTTGCCATTGTCGCGTATTCTTATATGGCCTTGATTCCGATTATTCAACCGCCAATTATTCGGTTGTTAACGACTAAGAAAGAACGCGAAATAAAAATGGAACAGTTACGGGAAGTTTCTAAAACAGAAAAAATTATTTTTCCCATCATAACGACATTAATTGTCGGCTTAGTAGTCCCTTCAGCTACGCCTTTAATAGGCATGCTGATGCTTGGAAATTTAGTGAAAGAAAGCGGACAAGTCCCCAAAATCACTGAAACACTGCAAAATGCCTTTATGTATATTGTAACGATTTTATTAGGCTTATCTGTGGGGGCAAAAGCAAGTGGAGGGGCTTTCTTAACGATTGAGACATTGCAAATTATTGTTTTAGGTTTGATTGCCTTCTCAGCTGGGACCGCAGGCGGGATTTTAATGGGGAAAGTTATGAACAAATGGTCAGGCGGAAAAATCAATCCAATGATTGGTGCTGCAGGAGTATCTGCTGTCCCAATGGCTGCACGTGTCGTTCAAAAAGAAGGAGTTAAAGCTAACCCAGCTAATTTCTTATTGATGCATGCTATGGGACCCAATGTCGCAGGAGTGATTGGTTCTGCAATAGCGGCTGGAGTATTATTATCTTTTTTGAATTAGCAATGTATCATTTAATGAGATGGTGAGTGAAAATTATTTTTGATATCTACTTGAAACTCCGCTATACTTTTCTAAAGAGTTTAAATAAAAGTAAAGGTGTGGAAGAGATGGAGCTAACAAGAGAGACAGCAACTGAACGCATTGCTTTATTAGAAAAAGAATACCAGCAGTACCTTGAAAAACCTATGAATTTAACGATTACAAGAGGAGTACCTAGTAAAGAGCAATTGGCTTTATCTGAATCAATGCTCGGTTTATTAAACCAACCAGAAGATTTTATCAGTAATGGAACCATTGATATTCGTAATTATGGAGAATTAACTGGGATTTATGAAGCAAAAAAATTGTTTTCTGAACTATTGGGAGCAGAAATAGAAGAAACGCTGATCGGCGGAAATTCTAGTTTAAGCTTGATGTATTTGGTGCTGGCAACTAAATTTTTTATGGGGGAGCACCCTTGGAAAGCAGAAAAAAAAGTAAAATTTCTTTGTCCTAGTCCTGGATATGATCGTCATTTTTCAATGACTGAACATTTAGGTATTGAAATGATTCCGATAGAAATGGATGAAAACGGACCTGATATGGATGAAGTAGAACGTTTATCAGCAAATGATTCAGCTGTGAAAGGAATCTGGTGTGTTCCAACCTATAGCAATCCGACAGGTATAACGTATTCTGATGAAGTGGTTGATCGACTAGCGAAAATGACCACCAAAGCACCGGATTTTGCCATCCTATGGGACAATGCTTATCTGGTGCATCATTTAACAGACGTGCATAAAACAGCAAAGAATATACTGACTGTTTGTAAAAGAGCTGGAAATGCAAACCGAGTTTGGATGTTTTGTTCGACTTCTAAAATAACGTTCCCAGGAGCGGGTGTTTCAGCATTAGCTGCTTCAAAAGAAAATATTGCTTTGATTGCTAATGAGCTATCCTATCAAACAATTGGATACGATAAATTAAATCAAATGCGGCATGTAAAATTTTTACAAGATCCTGACCAAGTAGCCGTTCATATGGCCAAACATGCTGCAATATTAAAACCAAAATTTGATTTGATCAAGGAAAAACTGCATGAACGATTTGATGGCAAAGCATTAGTTGAATGGACAGAACCTGCTGGCGGTTATTTTGTGCACCTGACGACACTAGAAGGATGTGCCACAAAGATAGTGGAAGCTTTGGATAAAATCGGGGTAAAAGTAACGACAGCCGGAGCAACTTATCCCTATGGAAAAAACCCGAAAGACAACAGTATCCGCTTAGCTCCGACATCTGTCGCATTACCTGACTTGAGTCAGGCGATGGATGCAATTGGTCTGTGTATTGAATTAATCAGCTTAAAAAAAAACATTTATAAACTTAATTGAATAGAAAAATTAGGAAGAGATGCCACTTTTTTATTAGTAAAGGTTGCATCTCTTTTTAATTGTACGTATAATCGAAAATAGATTAAAAAATGATAAGAGTAGAAGGAGACGTTTATGGAAATTATTAAACTAATTGGAATTTTGATCATTATAGTAGGTTTTCTTTTAAAATTTGATACCATTGCGGTTGTTTTAATTGCCGCTTTGGTTACTGCTTTGGTCTCAGGAATTTCATTTACAGATTTTTTAGCTTTATTAGGAGATGCTTTTGTCTCTAACCGACTGGTAACCTTATTTTTACTGACTTTACCGATGATTGGATTAATAGAAAGATTTGGATTGCGGCAACAATCCGTTAAACTGATTGAGAAAATGAAAGGATTGACTCCTGGTCGCTTTCTGTCTATCTATATGGTCATTCGTGAATTAGCTGGAGTCTTTTCTATTCGAATCCAAGGACATACACAATTTATTCGGCCACTGGTTGAACCGATGACTCAAGCAGCAGCTGAGGCAAAATATGGTGAACTCGACGAGGAAGACATTGAACGGCTGAAAGCACGTTCTGCTGCAACAGAAAATTACGGTAACTTTTTTGCTCAAAACACTTTTATTGCAGCAGCTGGTGTTTTATTGATTGCAGGTACACTAAAATCTTTGGGATATGATGTGTCAGAAGTTGCGATTGTTCAAGCTTCTATTCCAATTGCTTTAATTGCGCTGATTATGGTTGCAGGATCAAATATTTTATTCGATCGTAAATTGCAACGGAAGTATGGAAAGAAAACCAATCTGCCGGCACAAAAGGAGGAAAAGTAATCAATGGAAACTCTTATAACAAATTTATTAGAATTTTTCTTTATTGTGGTTGGTTTATTGTTGATGTACACCGCTAGTAAAGTTTTTAGCGATAGCAACCACCCAACACGTTTAGGTACAGCATTATTTTGGCTATTATTAGGTATCGTATTTGCGTTTGGCAACTTTATACCGGCAATGATTAATGGAGCATTGATTCTAGTGATGGGCGTATTAACCTTATTCAAACAAGTTCGTTTAGGAGAAGTCAAAACAGTGAACGAAGATGAAGCTTTAAAAGCTAGTGAACGCTTGGAAAATACAATTTTTATTCCGGTTATTGCTTTAGCAGTTGTGGCAGTTTTGGTTGCACAATTCACACCGCTTGGAGGACAAGTCGGAATTGGGATTGGGTCTGTTGCTTCTTTAGTCATTGCGGTTTTTCTAACCAGATCAAACCCAAAAATGGTTTTAGATGAAGGCGATCGGATGATCCAACAAGTCGGTACGACAGGCATCTTGCCACAATTATTAGCAGCGCTGGGCGTTATTTTTACGGCAGCTGGTGTGGGAGATGTTATAGCAAGTGGAATCTCTACTTTTATACCGGAAGGCAATCGTTTATTAGGCGTTATCGCCTATGTGTTAGGCATGGTTATTTTTACAATGATCATGGGAAATGGCTTTGCGGCGTTTACAGTGATCACAGCGGGTATTGGGCTGCCTTTTGTTATGGCTCAAGGAGGAGACCCCGTTATCGCAGGAGCTTTGGCTTTAACTGCTGGTTTTTGTGGAACGTTGATTACACCGATGGCTGCTAACTTTAATGCGTTACCAGCTGCTTTATTAGAAATGAAGAATCCGAATGGTGTGATCAAAGAACAAGCACCCTTTGCTATCGTAATGATTGTGGTTCATATTGTATTAATGTACTTCTGGGCATTTTAAAAGAAGCCCACTTAAATAAAAACAAACATTAAATAAGAATGGTTAGTTTTGCTATATTAAAAAAAATATGGTAAATTTCATAAAGAATGGAACAATTGAAAGGAGTTTGACAATAAATGAAAGTATTAGTAACAGGTTTTGACCCATTTGGCGGAGAAAAAATCAATCCAGCTCTCGAAGCGGTTAAAGGTTTAGAGGATACCATCAAAGGTGCAGAAATTAAAAAATTAGAAATTCCAACAGTATTTGGTAAAGCAGCTGAAGTTGTGAAATCAGCCATTGAAGAGTTTCACCCAGATGTAGTTTTAAATGTGGGACAAGCAGGAGGACGTTTTGCACTTACTCCTGAACGTGTAGCAATCAACGTGGATGATGCTCGTATCCCCGATAATGAAGGCAATCAGCCAATTGATGCAGCAATTCAAGAGCAAGGAGATGCAGCTTATTTTACTCAATTGCCTGTTAAAGCAATGGTAACAGCAATTAAATCAGCTGGGTTACCTGGAGCTGTTTCCAATACAGCTGGAACATTTGTCTGCAATCACATTATGTACCAAGTACAGTATTTAATTGCTACGAAATATCCGGAAATCAAAGGCGGATTTATTCATGTGCCGTTCATTCCTGAACAAGTAGTCGACAAAGCGGGTCAACCGTTTATGAATTTGTCTGATATGACAAAAGGATTAACCGCAGCGATAGAAGCAATCGTCGCTTTTGATGGCAAAGAAGATTTAAAAGAAGTAGGAGGAGCGATTCATTAAGATGCAAGAAGAAGTTTTCCGACCAGTTTTTGTTTATGGCAGTTTAAAAACTGGTGAATTCAATTATAAACGTTATCTAGATGGCAAAGTACTCACCGTTGAACCAAAGCGTGCCCGTATCAAAGGCAAACTGTATGATATGCCATATAAAGGATATCCTGCTCTTCAGGTTGAAGCTCTTAGTTCAGATTGGGTATATGGCGAAGTAGTTGAACTGCTGGATTACGAAACAACTTTATCTCAATTAGACGGATTAGAAGGTTATTATGGAGCAGATCATCCGGCTAATGAATATGAACGCAGTATTAAGACCGTCGAGGTATGGCAGGAGCGGACTCAAGAATTTATTGCTCAGAAAGCTTTTGTTTATCTTTATCGTGTAGAAAATGATGCCCGTTTCACCGAACAAGCTCAAGCAGTAAAAGATGGGATTTGGCGGCCAAGCGTAACGAGCAATACTGTTGAATAAATTAATATACTTTCGATAAAAAAATGTTCTTTAGCGTTAGAAGTAGAAATTTTTTTAAAGTTTATAATAGTTTGTTTCACAATAACGAAAAAGCAAGAAATTTTACTACAATCAGTTGATATAGTTAAAATAAAAAAGTACTTTCTTATTGCGTATTAACAACGCTAAATAAGGAAGTACTTTTTTTTTGCAGTAAACTTATTTCTCTTTAGTTCCATCTTTTTTATAAATAATCACTTTTGTGCCTTTATTGTCAGCAATTTCTTTGGCACGTGAAACAGCTTCTGTTTTTTTATCATAAGTATCACTGGGACGTTTAGCGTCTTTGGTTTTAACTACCCAATGATCGTCTTCGTAAAAGACTTCCACAGGCTTATCCAATAACTTTGGATTGGCACTAGAAGTATCATGAGAATCGTTCTTTTTAGGATTTGATTCTTTTTTTAACTCCTTTTTTTCTTTATCGCTAGCATTTTCCATCCATTCTTTTGCTTGAGAGATGGCAATAGGGATGGCGCGATCATCTTTGTAACCATTTGCCAGTAAGGCATTGGCAATATCGATGGTTTTCTTACGGAGTAAAGGATCAAAATTTTTCAATGAAGCAGGATAATCATTCATATCCCATGGCATATTCATCATCCTTTCAAATGCTTTCATATTTTGTACTTAATTTAGTTATAACACTCTAAACAGAGAGTGGCAAACAATAAAGCTTTTAAGCATCTAATGGTTTGTCAAGGAAGCGGGCCCTGTTTTTCAATGAATTAAGACGTGATTCCACTTCTCAATAATGGTATAGTATGTTTAATTATAAATAGAGCATATTTGCAGCTGAAGTAAAGAAAAAGGGCTAATAAAACTTAGTATTAATAGTCTTATATTTATGAGTAGTGTTACGAAATTGATAACAAACTATTCTGAATTTAAACCTAAAAAATTACCGTTAATGATTAATATGTAAACTGGGAAATTCGACTAAACTCGTTTGAGAAAAGTCGAGTAATTAATTTTTTCTCTTGCTATTATGTAGATGTGAGTTAGGAGGAGACGTATGATACAAAATCTTAATCAGCTTATGGATTATATTGAAGAACACTTAACCGAAGAGATGTCCATAGGAAAAGTTGCTAAAACAGTAGGAATATCTGAGTATCACCTCAAAAGAACTTTTTCATTTATTGCAGGAATTTCGTTATCACAATACATTAAAAAGCGTAAACTGGCTTCTGCAAATGTTGAATTAATCGATGGAGAAAAAGTGACTGAGATTGCATTTAAATATGGCTATCAATCAATCGATGGATTTTCAAGAGCTTTTCGTGATTGGAGTGGTTATTTACCTTCTGAAGTATCAGAAAATAAAGTTCAAAAGTCGTTTCCTAAACTCACATTTTATATTGATGTAAAAGGAGGAAGTTCAATGGAATTTAGAATTGAAAAAAAAGACAAGTTTAATCTAGTAGGTATAACCAAAGTTGTGCCAATTCAATTTGAAGGTGAGAACAACGCAATACAAGAACTCGCACAATCGATTACAGAAAGTCAAAGAAACG is a window of Carnobacterium mobile DSM 4848 DNA encoding:
- a CDS encoding phosphoenolpyruvate carboxykinase (ATP), whose translation is MSTKETFQKSEIRKDNPIFSPLRAVIETSMYGNNVNKVTSVAEAYELALKAPVTIVTDLPVKYPEKLDLPKDTKVLVENGGSVVGRTAAARRIVGNNQEEDAKLAAIVRDAIYQGSLKKRYKTAAYVGLDSEFMVKAHLSVPEGQENNLYSWLLNFQVTNDFYDKMYAASRKINAGDIFIYSDPTWHHPDYPMGLAYFDTDHNAAIILGMNYFGELKKATLTLAWATAHRMGYASCHGGQKKFTLADGSNYVSAFFGLSGSGKSTLTHAKHNQKYQIEVLHDDAFIISLSDGSSIALEPAYFDKTQDYPSNHEEVDYFVTVQNVAVTLDEAGNKVLLTEDLRNGNGRTVKSRYSTPNRVDRFDEPIDAIYWIMKDESLPPVIKVEDPVLAASFGATLATKRSSAERLKEGVDMNKLVIVPYANPFRVYPLAEDYQQFKQLFKEQKIECYILNTGFFLDKKITPEVTLNSIESIVDGTAEFESFCGIEQMSYLKVAGYEPDFTDEAYKQLVFDRIQMRIEHIQEKNEAGGMDVLPNEALEAMKKVVDR
- a CDS encoding oxaloacetate decarboxylase subunit alpha is translated as MSEKYLEITETVLRDAHQSLMATRMTTEEMLPIIEKMDRTGYYSLECWGGATFDAAIRFLNEDPWERLREIKKRAPQTKLQMLLRGQNLLGYRHYADDIVDKFIEKAHENGINVFRIFDALNDTRNLEASLKAVKKYGGHAELTICYTISDVHTIDYYAKLAEQLQQMGADSICIKDMAGILTPYTADKLVKRLKEGLTIPLSLHTHATSGISQMTYLKAVEAGVDRIDTAISPFSEGTSQPPTESMVLSLNEGEAKTRVDVALLEEIADYFKPIRDHYLASGVLNPKMMGVDPKALLYQVPGGMLSNLYGQLEQAKATDKYDQVLKEVPKVRADLGYPPLVTPMSQMVGTQAVFNVLSGERYQMVPNEIKEYLRGSYGQSPVPVKEAFRKQIIKDEEVIVDRPANHILPEFDRLKAELGELAKKDEDVLTYAMFPQVGKAFLEKKYSQINANSTVNKSEQQENKLIKIRAVM
- a CDS encoding OadG family protein → MDFTLIDGVIVMVTSLVIVFLALVILQFVIEVMHRFIQRKEKAAPSATDHTEEPIVVKDEETELAAALMALILANEDQQNKSYQITEIKRIH
- a CDS encoding biotin/lipoyl-containing protein, yielding MKQYEIQVNGKVYHVSVKELPEQTDLTPTTSQEISEKPAPSFSRSDTEAESSASMKVTAPMPGTILSLAIKKGQAVEAGEVLCILEAMKMENEIVAPQSGIVSSISVHENQIVEAGDTLVVF
- a CDS encoding sodium ion-translocating decarboxylase subunit beta, with amino-acid sequence MLDALNEMIRTSGFANLTYKELIMLVLACFFLYLAIKKGYEPYLLIPIAFGMFLVNLPLAGLMSPPLNGENGGLLYYIYQGIDLGIFPPLIFLCLGAATDFGPLIANPKTLLLGGAAQIGIFIAFFGALIFGMTPQEAASIGIIGGADGPTAIFLTTQLAPHLLSTVAIVAYSYMALIPIIQPPIIRLLTTKKEREIKMEQLREVSKTEKIIFPIITTLIVGLVVPSATPLIGMLMLGNLVKESGQVPKITETLQNAFMYIVTILLGLSVGAKASGGAFLTIETLQIIVLGLIAFSAGTAGGILMGKVMNKWSGGKINPMIGAAGVSAVPMAARVVQKEGVKANPANFLLMHAMGPNVAGVIGSAIAAGVLLSFLN
- a CDS encoding aminotransferase class I/II-fold pyridoxal phosphate-dependent enzyme, with amino-acid sequence MELTRETATERIALLEKEYQQYLEKPMNLTITRGVPSKEQLALSESMLGLLNQPEDFISNGTIDIRNYGELTGIYEAKKLFSELLGAEIEETLIGGNSSLSLMYLVLATKFFMGEHPWKAEKKVKFLCPSPGYDRHFSMTEHLGIEMIPIEMDENGPDMDEVERLSANDSAVKGIWCVPTYSNPTGITYSDEVVDRLAKMTTKAPDFAILWDNAYLVHHLTDVHKTAKNILTVCKRAGNANRVWMFCSTSKITFPGAGVSALAASKENIALIANELSYQTIGYDKLNQMRHVKFLQDPDQVAVHMAKHAAILKPKFDLIKEKLHERFDGKALVEWTEPAGGYFVHLTTLEGCATKIVEALDKIGVKVTTAGATYPYGKNPKDNSIRLAPTSVALPDLSQAMDAIGLCIELISLKKNIYKLN
- a CDS encoding DUF969 domain-containing protein — encoded protein: MEIIKLIGILIIIVGFLLKFDTIAVVLIAALVTALVSGISFTDFLALLGDAFVSNRLVTLFLLTLPMIGLIERFGLRQQSVKLIEKMKGLTPGRFLSIYMVIRELAGVFSIRIQGHTQFIRPLVEPMTQAAAEAKYGELDEEDIERLKARSAATENYGNFFAQNTFIAAAGVLLIAGTLKSLGYDVSEVAIVQASIPIALIALIMVAGSNILFDRKLQRKYGKKTNLPAQKEEK
- a CDS encoding DUF979 domain-containing protein, with the translated sequence METLITNLLEFFFIVVGLLLMYTASKVFSDSNHPTRLGTALFWLLLGIVFAFGNFIPAMINGALILVMGVLTLFKQVRLGEVKTVNEDEALKASERLENTIFIPVIALAVVAVLVAQFTPLGGQVGIGIGSVASLVIAVFLTRSNPKMVLDEGDRMIQQVGTTGILPQLLAALGVIFTAAGVGDVIASGISTFIPEGNRLLGVIAYVLGMVIFTMIMGNGFAAFTVITAGIGLPFVMAQGGDPVIAGALALTAGFCGTLITPMAANFNALPAALLEMKNPNGVIKEQAPFAIVMIVVHIVLMYFWAF
- the pcp gene encoding pyroglutamyl-peptidase I, producing MKVLVTGFDPFGGEKINPALEAVKGLEDTIKGAEIKKLEIPTVFGKAAEVVKSAIEEFHPDVVLNVGQAGGRFALTPERVAINVDDARIPDNEGNQPIDAAIQEQGDAAYFTQLPVKAMVTAIKSAGLPGAVSNTAGTFVCNHIMYQVQYLIATKYPEIKGGFIHVPFIPEQVVDKAGQPFMNLSDMTKGLTAAIEAIVAFDGKEDLKEVGGAIH
- a CDS encoding gamma-glutamylcyclotransferase family protein translates to MQEEVFRPVFVYGSLKTGEFNYKRYLDGKVLTVEPKRARIKGKLYDMPYKGYPALQVEALSSDWVYGEVVELLDYETTLSQLDGLEGYYGADHPANEYERSIKTVEVWQERTQEFIAQKAFVYLYRVENDARFTEQAQAVKDGIWRPSVTSNTVE
- a CDS encoding DUF2188 domain-containing protein; translation: MPWDMNDYPASLKNFDPLLRKKTIDIANALLANGYKDDRAIPIAISQAKEWMENASDKEKKELKKESNPKKNDSHDTSSANPKLLDKPVEVFYEDDHWVVKTKDAKRPSDTYDKKTEAVSRAKEIADNKGTKVIIYKKDGTKEK
- a CDS encoding AraC family transcriptional regulator; this encodes MIQNLNQLMDYIEEHLTEEMSIGKVAKTVGISEYHLKRTFSFIAGISLSQYIKKRKLASANVELIDGEKVTEIAFKYGYQSIDGFSRAFRDWSGYLPSEVSENKVQKSFPKLTFYIDVKGGSSMEFRIEKKDKFNLVGITKVVPIQFEGENNAIQELAQSITESQRNEMRELGDVYPYQFLNASYNFDEERLEEKGNLTHMIGYATTKRNHYSDLEQTSVESNTWAIFPNQGSFPTTLQETWGKIYSEWLPDSNYELVKAPEISFTKFDNNQNNLYSEIWIAVKEK